In a single window of the Euleptes europaea isolate rEulEur1 chromosome 4, rEulEur1.hap1, whole genome shotgun sequence genome:
- the ZNF367 gene encoding zinc finger protein 367 has protein sequence MSERPGPAPVILFSGSSPKRVLVSVIKTTPVKPPRAGSEELARAPPPPPIPTSPGFSDFMVYPWRWGENAHNVTLSPPPAAGQPLRDAGGGDGRGARGAGGRAGADDEEAGSPDSGIGSSGHLRDGIRRGRPRADTVRDLISEGEHSSSRIRCNVCNRVFPREKSLQAHKRTHTGERPYLCDYPECGKAFVQSGQLKTHQRLHTGEKPFVCSENGCVSRFTHANRHCPKHPYARLRREEPTDSLNKKQTAANKAVAEWLAKYWETREQRTPTLRSKTTHKPDQEQQDPMEYLQSDEDDEEEKNTTHSTACSRLQEQRERLHGALALIELANLDGAPLRQ, from the exons ATGTCTGAGAGGCCGGGCCCTGCGCCCGTGATCTTGTTTTCGGGGAGCTCACCGAAGCGCGTCCTGGTCTCCGTCATCAAGACCACCCCTGTCAAGCCGCCCCGCGCAGGCAGCGAGGAGCTCGCCcgagccccgccgccgccgcccatcCCCACCAGCCCGGGCTTCAGCGACTTCATGGTGTACCCCTGGCGCTGGGGGGAGAACGCGCACAACGTCACTCTCAGCCCTCCGCCGGCGGCGGGCCAGCCTCTCCGCGATGCGGGCGGCGGGGACGGCCGCGGGGCCAGGGGCGCGGGCGGCCGCGCCGGCGCAGACGACGAAGAAGCGGGCAGCCCGGACAGCGGCATTGGGAGCAGCGGGCACCTGAGG GATGGGATTAGAAGAGGCCGACCAAGAGCAGACACCGTTCGAGATCTAATAAGTGAGGGAGAGCATTCTTCTAGCAGAATTCGCTGTAATGTTTGCAACAGAGTCTTCCCACGAGAGAAATCTTTACAGGCACATAAAAGAACTCATACAG GTGAAAGGCCTTATTTGTGTGACTACCCTGAGTGTGGGAAAGCTTTTGTTCAGAGTGGGCAACTTAAAACGCATCAGCGTCTCCATACAGGAGAAAAACCTTTTGTCTGTTCAGAAAATG gATGTGTAAGCAGATTCACCCATGCAAACCGTCACTGTCCCAAGCATCCATATGCAAGGCTGAGGAGAGAGGAACCTACGGACAGCCTGAATAAAAAACAAACCGCAGCTAATAAAGCTGTTGCTGAATGGCTGGCAAA ATACTGGGAGACGAGAGAGCAGCGCACTCCTACATTGAGAAGCAAAACTACTCATAAACCTGATCAGGAGCAGCAGGATCCCATGGAGTATCTTCAGTCTGATGAAGATGATGAGGAGGAAAAGAATACTACCCATTCAACTGCCTGTAGCCGCCTTCAGGAACAGCGTGAACGCTTGCATGGGGCATTAGCACTCATTGAGCTTGCAAACCTGGATGGAGCTCCACTGCGACAGTAG
- the SLC35D2 gene encoding UDP-N-acetylglucosamine/UDP-glucose/GDP-mannose transporter: MRAEGERAAASALAPLPKLLSALFYGVCSFLIVLVNKAVLTAYRFPSPLFLGVGQMVTTILILYVSKLNKIIHFPDFDKNIPKKLFPLPLIYVGNHISGLSSTSKLSLPMFTVLRKFTIPLTLLLEVIILGKRYSLSVVLSVFAIILGAFIAAGSDLAFSLEGYASVLLNDIFTAANGVYTKQKIDPKELGKYGVIFYNACFMVIPTVVISFFTGDLKQVTDFKQWSNVLFISQFLLSCILGFLLTYSTVLCSHYNSALTTTVVGAIKNVSIAYIGMLIGGDYIFSVLNFIGLNICMAGGLRYSFLTIRGQDSPKHPTDEENLISSAKS, translated from the exons ATGAGAGCGGAGGGGGAGCGGGCGGCCGCCTCTGCTCTCGCCCCGCTGCCCAAGCTGCTCTCCGCCCTCTTCTACGGAGTCTGCTCTTTCTTGATCGTCTTGGTGAACAAGGCGGTGCTGACTGCTTACAG aTTCCCATCTCCATTGTTTCTAGGAGTTGGACAG ATGGTGACCACTATTCTCATCTTGTATGTgtcaaaattaaataaaatcattcatttcCCTGATTTTGACAAAAATATCCCTAAGAAG CTGTTTCCACTTCCTCTGATTTATGTGGGAAATCACATAAGTGGGTTGTCAAGCACAAGCAAGCTAAG cctgCCAATGTTTACAGTCCTTAGGAAGTTTACCATTCCACTTACATTACTGCTAGAAGTCATTATACTTGG GAAGCGCTATTCATTGAGTGTTGTGCTCAGTGTGTTTGCGATCATCCTTGGGGCTTTCATAGCAGCTGG ATCTGATCTGGCTTTCAGTTTGGAAGGCTATGCTTCTGTGTTGCTGAATGATATCTTCACAGCTGCAAATGGAGTTTACACAAAGCAAAAAATTGACCCCAAG GAGCTGGGAAAATATGGAGTCATTTTTTATAATGCCTGCTTTATGGTAATTCCTACAGTTGTCATAAGTTTTTTCACTGGAGACTTAAAGCAG GTTACCGATTTCAAGCAGTGGAGCAATGTGTTATTCATCAGTCAATTTCTGCTTTCCTGTATACTGGG GTTTCTTCTGACGTATTCTACGGTTCTCTGTAGCCACTATAATTCTGCCCTCACAACCACGGTGGTTGGTGCTATCAAG AATGTGTCCATCGCTTATATAGGAATGCTGATCGGTGGAGACTACATCTTTTCTGTGTTGAACTTCATAGGGCTCAATATCTG CATGGCAGGGGGTCTGAGATACTCATTTCTAACCATACGGGGACAGGACAGCCCTAAGCATCCAACAGATGAAGAAAATCTGATATCCAGTGCTAAGAGCTAG